The stretch of DNA GCCCGAGGGACGTCGCTTGCAGCAGAGATTGCGCAGAATGCGCACAAAGTCCGCGGGCACCCCAGCATCGTCTGAGAATGCAGAGGAAGAACCGCCCGTCCGCGCTGATCGCAGGAGCATGCCCTGGAAGACAAAGGcggccaggaaacagctgTCCGAGTCGTGGTCCAGCTACTCGCCGGCCCCCTCCTCGGAGGTGGAGGGCCAatggagcaacagcagtgaGGCGGCCACAGAAAATCTGAGCGATCTGTCGGTGGATCCACTCTGCGGATTCGAGAGCGACAGCAATCCCTCCTCCACCTCAGCGCCCTCGGAGCTCAAGTTCCCCAGACGAGCGCCCAAAGCGGTGCCAGCCCAGCGGCGTGGCCGTCGTCCGCGCAGTTCGCCCGTTTACATGGCAGCCAAGCGGCAGCGGCGATCAGTGAGCAAGAAGCCGACCATGAAGGAGCTCCTGCAGCAGATTGGAGCCAGTGTGGAGGAGAATACAAAGTCTGAGGATAAAATCTGCTGCCAAAATCCAAAGGAAGAGCAGTACGAAAACGATTCGGTGTGTCCAGTGGCAAAGTCTTCCTCCAGTGATGAGGATAGCGACATCAGTACTTCAGATGCAGGAGAATCAACCGTAGGGATCGAAGAagtaaaagaaacaaatggCAAGGAAGAAGCGGCCAAGGAGCTGCCCTCAAGGACTGAGGAATTACCGAGTGATTCTTCCGATGAGAGCAATGAGGAGGCGTCTCCGCCCAAGCTAACTAtgaaagaagaacaaaaattgaatggaGCAACCACTTTCGATGTGTCTTCGATGGAGCTACAGTCGAAGGAACTGACCTCGTCCACGGAGGCCACAGACACAACCACAAGCGCAACCAGTGAGGGGGAGCAGCTGTCGCTGGAAGCTGAAGAAGAGCCCGAGCAGGCAGAGATCATTGTGAGCATACCGCTCGAGGCACTCAATGACGATCTGCAGCGCAGATTGTGCGTGGAAAATgctgagcaggagcaggaggaggatcagcagaagaagcagcagcttccGGGAAATCCCGACGATGTCAACAACAATGCAAACGATGAGAATTTTTGCCAGAGTGCTACAGCAGATAGCTTCAATTCTGCTGTGGCACTCCAAACAATCGAAATTGAAGCAAAAGCAACTGGCCCACCCGATGGGTGCACAGCTGCAGAGCCACTAATACGCGTGGCAGAGTCCCCACCGACACCACCAGATGGGGACGAAGCAGACACCGACACCTCGGCATCCACGGATGAGATTCAAGTGGTCAGGACTGGACCCACGCCCATGGACTTTCTGGCCGAGTTCGAGAAGCATTGCGAGAAGGGTCTCGAGCAGCTGGGGGCCACCACACCCGCCTCATCGCCGCCGGCCACACCCAGGGCCGAGCCCCTGCCGCTGGCCCTCAACGATCTggaggccaagcagcagctcgagGTGGAGATGAACGATGTGGAGACGACACTGAATGGCATCCTCAACGAGATGCAGGACCAGCACATATACACACCGACCTGTCCGCACATCGATGAGTTCCTCACACCCGCCGACTATGCCTCCCTCAGCGAGCccgaacaggagcaggagccggagccaaCCGGCGACATCAAGCCAGAACTCACAGAGTCACAGGAGAAAGCCAACCCAAATCTCTTTGACAACAGCAACTTTAGCAACGAGCTGATTGGCTTTCAGAATGATATTCCCTGCTTTGAGAACATCGAGACCACGCCAGAGCCCGAGCAGAGTTTGCACTTGGAGCTGACGCAGTTTCTCAACGaactgcagccgcagccacagcaggcaGTGCAGACAGTGCAGACAGTGCAGGGGCCGCAGGTTGAGGTAATCCCAACTGAGGTAAAGCCTGTCGTTGAGCAGTCTCCGGTGCAAATACAGGTTCAGGTGCAGCAACAACCTCTGGAGCATATTCAGGTGCGTCAGCCAATAGCCTCGAAAGCCTTAGAGCAGGTGCCGCAGGTGCATCACCAGGAGACGACCACCACCGTGTCCCATGAGCAAATATatcaccatcatcagcagcattctgtccagcagcagcagcagtcggccAGCAAGCTGCAACTCGCAGCTTCCATCGatccgcagcaacagcagcaatggcagcagtaTCAgccccaggagcagcagcagcagacgacacATTTGCAATGGTCAGCAGTGGGTGGACTGGAGGCCATCAAGAGCGGCATTGGACCATTGGATGGCACCACAACAACATATTACATCAGTGCAGGGGACCTctaccagcaccagcagcagggcgcACCACTGGAGACCACGTACACGATGCTGGATCCCAATGAAAACTACATACTGGAGCAGGCCAACCatcaccaacagcagcagcagcagcagcagcaacagcaacagttgcagcaacaacagcaacagcagcagcaacccatCATGATATTGATCCAGCAGCcggagccacagcagccagtgGCCTCGTCCAGCAATCCCCAGCAAGCGCCGATGCACTTTTACGGTGCGCCCATCAGCAACGAGCTGCaccatctgcagcagcagcaacagcagcagcaacatcaacagcagcagcagcagcagcagcagcagcatcaagtaCAAAATCATTCAGTATTAGGAATGCAGagagtggcggcagcagcagcggctgcctcTCCAATGCCCGCCACCACGCCCAAGGGTCGAGCGGTGTCGCTCAAGTGCCGCTTCTGCCAGAACGGACCGAGATTCTCCAACAGTCTCGAGTACAGTCGCCACATCATCGAGCTGCATCCGGCAGTTGCGCCTTTCAACTGTCCGCACTGTCCGCTGGCCTTTGCGGCGCGCAGCAAGCGATCGCAGCACATCCTCAACCATCATGTGGTGCAGCAGTATCAGTGCGGCCAGTGCTCGCAGGTGTTTCCCGCCCAGCGAGCCCTCGACTTGCACATTCAGCGCTTCCACATGCAGGTGACCAGCAACACGGGAGGCTGCGAaaagggaggagcaggaggtgtaCGAGTGGAGGAGGTACAATTGCAG from Drosophila subobscura isolate 14011-0131.10 chromosome O, UCBerk_Dsub_1.0, whole genome shotgun sequence encodes:
- the LOC117896077 gene encoding uncharacterized protein LOC117896077 isoform X3, with the translated sequence MSANSSRVRRRSNSWSSVKQPAAQLSLPADDDVAGGNAGNLLEMPRICRCCCKRDLELLNLFGADKPTISSTDMGMETDTDTSTMRRRSTTTSTPLGDRTNGNPVDYALSGAHSSMDIVLEEMIIWMLNVSRDDGLPQEICRQCMAQFLMVAKFRRKCVRMQQRLQDYAQEISDRQAARQAKRRQRQQQRQELQNRPQADKEAKDTDAIKDANASDYMHLPESQMDRKRRIISESEGGAPSPLPSLPKIVKTEESITEEFLPEGRRLQQRLRRMRTKSAGTPASSENAEEEPPVRADRRSMPWKTKAARKQLSESWSSYSPAPSSEVEGQWSNSSEAATENLSDLSVDPLCGFESDSNPSSTSAPSELKFPRRAPKAVPAQRRGRRPRSSPVYMAAKRQRRSVSKKPTMKELLQQIGASVEENTKSEDKICCQNPKEEQYENDSVCPVAKSSSSDEDSDISTSDAGESTVGIEEVKETNGKEEAAKELPSRTEELPSDSSDESNEEASPPKLTMKEEQKLNGATTFDVSSMELQSKELTSSTEATDTTTSATSEGEQLSLEAEEEPEQAEIIVSIPLEALNDDLQRRLCVENAEQEQEEDQQKKQQLPGNPDDVNNNANDENFCQSATADSFNSAVALQTIEIEAKATGPPDGCTAAEPLIRVAESPPTPPDGDEADTDTSASTDEIQVVRTGPTPMDFLAEFEKHCEKGLEQLGATTPASSPPATPRAEPLPLALNDLEAKQQLEVEMNDVETTLNGILNEMQDQHIYTPTCPHIDEFLTPADYASLSEPEQEQEPEPTGDIKPELTESQEKANPNLFDNSNFSNELIGFQNDIPCFENIETTPEPEQSLHLELTQFLNELQPQPQQAVQTVQTVQGPQVEVIPTEVKPVVEQSPVQIQVQVQQQPLEHIQVRQPIASKALEQVPQVHHQETTTTVSHEQIYHHHQQHSVQQQQQSASKLQLAASIDPQQQQQWQQYQPQEQQQQTTHLQWSAVGGLEAIKSGIGPLDGTTTTYYISAGDLYQHQQQGAPLETTYTMLDPNENYILEQANHHQQQQQQQQQQQQLQQQQQQQQQPIMILIQQPEPQQPVASSSNPQQAPMHFYGAPISNELHHLQQQQQQQQHQQQQQQQQQQHQVQNHSVLGMQRVAAAAAAASPMPATTPKGRAVSLKCRFCQNGPRFSNSLEYSRHIIELHPAVAPFNCPHCPLAFAARSKRSQHILNHHVVQQYQCGQCSQVFPAQRALDLHIQRFHMQVTSNTGGCEKGGAGGVRVEEVQLQISNEQQPQQQQSHPPAKPPGPRRQRILCCPDCEDCTSGHSHGNGQYEELQTNLQAPPTVLTPPSTIMSVPSPQPMMSTHQHITLPSPEQSEPDSTTTLRQFRKRGVIVSPQSGIFNQTLQLATPVASPSPSPSSSPSSSTIDTAPNTPASVQVSELRASHQCLYCEERFTNDIALRKHHQLAHGAQTSMPFVCTICKRGYRMRTALHRHMESHDVEGRPYECNLCHVRFPRPSQLTLHKITVHLLSKPHTCDECGKQFAHMNSHLPLGVFLNEETQLKSSSNCSTTSNSSIHNDKSGENPATPSMEETPLTPMSNINSNPDECCQISNSVESSVLVGRSLPSLDSIAATP
- the LOC117896077 gene encoding uncharacterized protein LOC117896077 isoform X1, encoding MSANSSRVRRRSNSWSSVKQPAAQLSLPADDDVAGGNAGNLLEMPRICRCCCKRDLELLNLFGADKPTISSTDMGMETDTDTSTMRRRSTTTSTPLGDRTNGNPVDYALSGAHSSMDIVLEEMIIWMLNVSRDDGLPQEICRQCMAQFLMVAKFRRKCVRMQQRLQDYAQEISDRQAARQAKRRQRQQQRQELQNRPQADKEAKDTDAIKDANASDYMHLPESQMDRKRRIISESEGGAPSPLPSLPKIVKTEESITEEFLPEGRRLQQRLRRMRTKSAGTPASSENAEEEPPVRADRRSMPWKTKAARKQLSESWSSYSPAPSSEVEGQWSNSSEAATENLSDLSVDPLCGFESDSNPSSTSAPSELKFPRRAPKAVPAQRRGRRPRSSPVYMAAKRQRRSVSKKPTMKELLQQIGASVEENTKSEDKICCQNPKEEQYENDSVCPVAKSSSSDEDSDISTSDAGESTVGIEEVKETNGKEEAAKELPSRTEELPSDSSDESNEEASPPKLTMKEEQKLNGATTFDVSSMELQSKELTSSTEATDTTTSATSEGEQLSLEAEEEPEQAEIIVSIPLEALNDDLQRRLCVENAEQEQEEDQQKKQQLPGNPDDVNNNANDENFCQSATADSFNSAVALQTIEIEAKATGPPDGCTAAEPLIRVAESPPTPPDGDEADTDTSASTDEIQVVRTGPTPMDFLAEFEKHCEKGLEQLGATTPASSPPATPRAEPLPLALNDLEAKQQLEVEMNDVETTLNGILNEMQDQHIYTPTCPHIDEFLTPADYASLSEPEQEQEPEPTGDIKPELTESQEKANPNLFDNSNFSNELIGFQNDIPCFENIETTPEPEQSLHLELTQFLNELQPQPQQAVQTVQTVQGPQVEVIPTEVKPVVEQSPVQIQVQVQQQPLEHIQVRQPIASKALEQVPQVHHQETTTTVSHEQIYHHHQQHSVQQQQQSASKLQLAASIDPQQQQQWQQYQPQEQQQQTTHLQWSAVGGLEAIKSGIGPLDGTTTTYYISAGDLYQHQQQGAPLETTYTMLDPNENYILEQANHHQQQQQQQQQQQQLQQQQQQQQQPIMILIQQPEPQQPVASSSNPQQAPMHFYGAPISNELHHLQQQQQQQQHQQQQQQQQQQHQVQNHSVLGMQRVAAAAAAASPMPATTPKGRAVSLKCRFCQNGPRFSNSLEYSRHIIELHPAVAPFNCPHCPLAFAARSKRSQHILNHHVVQQYQCGQCSQVFPAQRALDLHIQRFHMQVTSNTGGCEKGGAGGVRVEEVQLQISNEQQPQQQQSHPPAKPPGPRRQRILCCPDCEDCTSGHSHGNGQYEELQTNLQAPPTVLTPPSTIMSVPSPQPMMSTHQHITLPSPEQSEPDSTTTLRQFRKRGVIVSPQSGIFNQTLQLATPVASPSPSPSSSPSSSTIDTAPNTPASVQVSELRASHQCLYCEERFTNDIALRKHHQLAHGAQTSMPFVCTICKRGYRMRTALHRHMESHDVEGRPYECNLCHVRFPRPSQLTLHKITVHLLSKPHTCDECGKQFGTESALKTHVKFHGELAYQCDECDLSFEYIRDLRKHRRTHKGELFYKCEFCPRSFLHFMGFRAHMNSHLPLGVFLNEETQLKSSSNCSTTSNSSIHNDKSGENPATPSMEETPLTPMSNINSNPDECCQISNSVESSVLVGRSLPSLDSIAATP
- the LOC117896077 gene encoding uncharacterized protein LOC117896077 isoform X2; its protein translation is MSANSSRVRRRSNSWSSVKQPAAQLSLPADDDVAGGNAGNLLEMPRICRCCCKRDLELLNLFGADKPTISSTDMGMETDTDTSTMRRRSTTTSTPLGDRTNGNPVDYALSGAHSSMDIVLEEMIIWMLNVSRDDGLPQEICRQCMAQFLMVAKFRRKCVRMQQRLQDYAQEISDRQAARQAKRRQRQQQRQELQNRPQADKEAKDTDAIKDANASDYMHLPESQMDRKRRIISESEGGAPSPLPSLPKIVKTEESITEEFLPEGRRLQQRLRRMRTKSAGTPASSENAEEEPPVRADRRSMPWKTKAARKQLSESWSSYSPAPSSEVEGQWSNSSEAATENLSDLSVDPLCGFESDSNPSSTSAPSELKFPRRAPKAVPAQRRGRRPRSSPVYMAAKRQRRSVSKKPTMKELLQQIGASVEENTKSEDKICCQNPKEEQYENDSVCPVAKSSSSDEDSDISTSDAGESTVGIEEVKETNGKEEAAKELPSRTEELPSDSSDESNEEASPPKLTMKEEQKLNGATTFDVSSMELQSKELTSSTEATDTTTSATSEGEQLSLEAEEEPEQAEIIVSIPLEALNDDLQRRLCVENAEQEQEEDQQKKQQLPGNPDDVNNNANDENFCQSATADSFNSAVALQTIEIEAKATGPPDGCTAAEPLIRVAESPPTPPDGDEADTDTSASTDEIQVVRTGPTPMDFLAEFEKHCEKGLEQLGATTPASSPPATPRAEPLPLALNDLEAKQQLEVEMNDVETTLNGILNEMQDQHIYTPTCPHIDEFLTPADYASLSEPEQEQEPEPTGDIKPELTESQEKANPNLFDNSNFSNELIGFQNDIPCFENIETTPEPEQSLHLELTQFLNELQPQPQQAVQTVQTVQGPQVEVIPTEVKPVVEQSPVQIQVQVQQQPLEHIQVRQPIASKALEQVPQVHHQETTTTVSHEQIYHHHQQHSVQQQQQSASKLQLAASIDPQQQQQWQQYQPQEQQQQTTHLQWSAVGGLEAIKSGIGPLDGTTTTYYISAGDLYQHQQQGAPLETTYTMLDPNENYILEQANHHQQQQQQQQQQQQLQQQQQQQQQPIMILIQQPEPQQPVASSSNPQQAPMHFYGAPISNELHHLQQQQQQQQHQQQQQQQQQQHQVQNHSVLGMQRVAAAAAAASPMPATTPKGRAVSLKCRFCQNGPRFSNSLEYSRHIIELHPAVAPFNCPHCPLAFAARSKRSQHILNHHVVQQYQCGQCSQVFPAQRALDLHIQRFHMQVTSNTGGCEKGGAGGVRVEEVQLQISNEQQPQQQQSHPPAKPPGPRRQRILCCPDCEDCTSGHSHGNGQYEELQTNLQAPPTVLTPPSTIMSVPSPQPMMSTHQHITLPSPEQSEPDSTTTLRQFRKRGVIVSPQSGIFNQTLQLATPVASPSPSPSSSPSSSTIDTAPNTPASVQVSELRASHQCLYCEERFTNDIALRKHHQLAHGAQTSMPFVCTICKRGYRMRTALHRHMESHDVEGRPYECNLCHVRFPRPSQLTLHKITVHLLSKPHTCDECGKQFGTESALKTHVKFHGAHMNSHLPLGVFLNEETQLKSSSNCSTTSNSSIHNDKSGENPATPSMEETPLTPMSNINSNPDECCQISNSVESSVLVGRSLPSLDSIAATP